In the genome of Neofelis nebulosa isolate mNeoNeb1 chromosome 6, mNeoNeb1.pri, whole genome shotgun sequence, one region contains:
- the TMEM63B gene encoding CSC1-like protein 2 isoform X1: MLPFLLATLGTTALNNSNPKDYCYSARIRSTVLQGLPFGGVPTVLALDFMCFLALLFLFSILRKVAWDYGRLALVTDADRLRRRQERERVEQEYVASAMHGDSHDRYERLTSVSSSVDFDQRDNGFCSWLTAIFRIKDDEIRDKCGGDAVHYLSFQRHIIGLLVVVGVLSVGIVLPVNFSGDLLENNAYSFGRTTIANLKSGNNLLWLHTSFAFLYLLLTVYSMRRHTSKMRYKEDDLVKRTLFINGISKYAESEKIKKHFEEAYPNCTVLEARPCYNVARLMFLDAERKKAERGKLYFTNLQSKENVPTMINPKPCGHLCCCVVRGCEQVEAIEYYTKLEQKLKEDYKREKEKVNEKPLGMAFVTFHNETITAIILKDFNVCKCQGCTCRGEPRSSSCSESLHISNWTVSYAPDPQNIYWEHLSIRGFIWWLRCLVINVVLFILLFFLTTPAIIITTMDKFNVTKPVEYLNNPIITQFFPTLLLWCFSALLPTIVYYSAFFEAHWTRSGENRTTMHKCYTFLIFMVLLLPSLGLSSLDLFFRWLFDKKFLAEAAIRFECVFLPDNGAFFVNYVIASAFIGNAMDLLRIPGLLMYMIRLCLARSAAERRNVKRHQAYEFQFGAAYAWMMCVFTVVMTYSITCPIIVPFGLMYMLLKHLVDRYNLYYAYLPAKLDKKIHSGAVNQVVAAPILCLFWLLFFSTMRTGFLAPTSMFTFVVLVITIVICLCHVCFGHFKYLSAHNYKIEHTETDTVDSRSNGRPPTAAAVPKSAKYIAQVLQDSEVDGEGDGGPGSSGDEPPLSSSQDEELLMPPDGLTDTDFPSYEDSLIENEIHQ; the protein is encoded by the exons GCTTCGGCGGCGGCAGGAGAGGGAGCGAGTGGAACAGGAATA tgtgGCCTCAGCTATGCACGGGGACAGTCATGACCGGTATGAGCGTCTCACGTCTGTCTCCAGCTCCGTCGACTTTGACCAAAGAGACAAT GGTTTCTGTTCCTGGCTGACAGCCATCTTCAGGATAAA GGATGATGAGATCCGGGACAAATGTGGGGGCGATGCTGTGCACTACCTGTCCTTCCAGCGGCACATCATCGGGCTGCTGGTCGTCGTGGGCGTCCTCTCTGTGGGCATCGTGCTGCCTGTCAACTTCTCAGGGGACCTGCTGG agaaCAATGCCTACAGCTTCGGGAGAACCACCATTGCCAACCTGAAATCAGG gAACAACCTGCTCTGGCTGCACACCTCCTTCGCCTTCCTGTACCTGCTGCTCACCGTCTACAGCATGCGTAGGCACACCTCTAAGATGCGCTACAAGGAGGACGACCTA GTGAAGCGGACTCTCTTCATCAATGGAATCTCCAAATATGCAGAGTCAGAAAAGATCAAGAAGCATTTTGA GGAGGCCTATCCCAACTGCACGGTTCTTGAAGCCCGCCCGTGTTACAACGTGGCTCGCCTCATGTTCCTCGATGCAGAGAG GAAGAAGGCCGAGCGGGGAAAGCTCTACTTCACAAACCTCCAGAGCAAGGAGAATGTCCCCACCATGATCAACCCCAAGCCCTGTGGCCACCTCTGCTGCTGCGTGGTGCGAGGCTGTGAGCAG GTGGAGGCCATTGAGTACTACACGAAGCTGGAGCAGAAGCTGAAAGAGGACTACAAGcgggagaaggagaaggtgaaCGAGAAGCCTCTTGGCATGGCCTTTGTCACCTTCCACAATGAGACCATCACCGCCAT CATCCTGAAGGACTTCAACGTGTGTAAGTGCCAGGGCTGCACCTGCCGCGGGGAGCCACGTTCCTCGTCCTGCAGCGAGTCCCTGCACATCTCCAACTGGACCGTGTCGTATGCCCCCGACCCCCAGAACATCTACTG ggAGCACCTGTCCATCCGAGGCTTCATCTGGTGGCTGCGCTGCCTGGTCATCAATGTCGtcctcttcatcctcctcttcttcctcaccaCCCCggccatcatcatcaccaccatggACAAGTTCAACGTCACCAAGCCTGTGGAGTACCTCAAT AACCCCATCATCACTCAGTTCTTCCCCACCCTGCTGCTGTGGTGCTTCTcggccctgctccccaccatTGTCTACTACTCGGCCTTCTTCGAAGCTCACTGGACACG ctccgGGGAGAACAGGACCACCATGCACAAATGCTACACCTTCCTCATCTTCATGGTGCTGCTCCTGCCCTCACTGGGACTGAGCAG CCTGGACCTCTTCTTCCGCTGGCTCTTTGACAAGAAATTCTTGGCTGAGGCAGCTATTCGGTTTGA GTGCGTGTTCCTGCCCGACAACGGCGCCTTCTTCGTGAACTACGTCATTGCCTCAGCCTTTATCGGCAACGCCATGGACCTGCTGCGCATCCCAGGCCTGCTCATGTACATGATCCGGCTCTGCCTGGCGCGCTCTGCCGCGGAGAGGCGCAACGTGAAGCGG CATCAGGCCTACGAGTTCCAGTTTGGCGCAGCCTACGCCTGGATGATGTGCGTCTTCACGGTGGTCATGACCTACAGTATCACCTGCCCCATCATCGTGCCCTTCG GGCTCATGTACATGCTGCTGAAGCACCTGGTAGACAGGTACAATCTCTACTACGCCTACCTGCCGGCCAAGCTGGACAAGAAGATCCACTCAGGGGCCGTGAATCAGGTGGTGGCCGCACCCATCCTCTGCCTCTTCTGGCTGCTCTTCTTCTCCACCATGCGCACGG ggtTCCTAGCCCCCACGTCCATGTTCACATTCGTGGTCCTGGTCATCACCATCGTCATCTGTCTCTGCCACGTCTGCTTCGGACACTTCAAATACCTCAGTGCCCACAACTACAAG ATTGAGCACACGGAGACAGATACTGTGGACTCCAGAAGCAATGGACGGCCCCCCACTGCTGCCGCTGTCCCCAAATCTGCG AAATACATCGCTCAGGTGCTGCAGGACTCAGAGGTGGACGGGGAAGGGGACGGGGGTCCTGGAAGCTCAGGGGATGAGCCCCCATTGTCCTCGTCCCAAGATGAGGAGCTGCTGATGCCACCTGATGGCCTCACGGACACAGACTTCCCGTCTTATGAGGACAGCCTCATAGAGAATGAGATTCACCagtaa
- the TMEM63B gene encoding CSC1-like protein 2 isoform X2, translating into MLPFLLATLGTTALNNSNPKDYCYSARIRSTVLQGLPFGGVPTVLALDFMCFLALLFLFSILRKVAWDYGRLALVTDADSVASAMHGDSHDRYERLTSVSSSVDFDQRDNGFCSWLTAIFRIKDDEIRDKCGGDAVHYLSFQRHIIGLLVVVGVLSVGIVLPVNFSGDLLENNAYSFGRTTIANLKSGNNLLWLHTSFAFLYLLLTVYSMRRHTSKMRYKEDDLVKRTLFINGISKYAESEKIKKHFEEAYPNCTVLEARPCYNVARLMFLDAERKKAERGKLYFTNLQSKENVPTMINPKPCGHLCCCVVRGCEQVEAIEYYTKLEQKLKEDYKREKEKVNEKPLGMAFVTFHNETITAIILKDFNVCKCQGCTCRGEPRSSSCSESLHISNWTVSYAPDPQNIYWEHLSIRGFIWWLRCLVINVVLFILLFFLTTPAIIITTMDKFNVTKPVEYLNNPIITQFFPTLLLWCFSALLPTIVYYSAFFEAHWTRSGENRTTMHKCYTFLIFMVLLLPSLGLSSLDLFFRWLFDKKFLAEAAIRFECVFLPDNGAFFVNYVIASAFIGNAMDLLRIPGLLMYMIRLCLARSAAERRNVKRHQAYEFQFGAAYAWMMCVFTVVMTYSITCPIIVPFGLMYMLLKHLVDRYNLYYAYLPAKLDKKIHSGAVNQVVAAPILCLFWLLFFSTMRTGFLAPTSMFTFVVLVITIVICLCHVCFGHFKYLSAHNYKIEHTETDTVDSRSNGRPPTAAAVPKSAKYIAQVLQDSEVDGEGDGGPGSSGDEPPLSSSQDEELLMPPDGLTDTDFPSYEDSLIENEIHQ; encoded by the exons tgtgGCCTCAGCTATGCACGGGGACAGTCATGACCGGTATGAGCGTCTCACGTCTGTCTCCAGCTCCGTCGACTTTGACCAAAGAGACAAT GGTTTCTGTTCCTGGCTGACAGCCATCTTCAGGATAAA GGATGATGAGATCCGGGACAAATGTGGGGGCGATGCTGTGCACTACCTGTCCTTCCAGCGGCACATCATCGGGCTGCTGGTCGTCGTGGGCGTCCTCTCTGTGGGCATCGTGCTGCCTGTCAACTTCTCAGGGGACCTGCTGG agaaCAATGCCTACAGCTTCGGGAGAACCACCATTGCCAACCTGAAATCAGG gAACAACCTGCTCTGGCTGCACACCTCCTTCGCCTTCCTGTACCTGCTGCTCACCGTCTACAGCATGCGTAGGCACACCTCTAAGATGCGCTACAAGGAGGACGACCTA GTGAAGCGGACTCTCTTCATCAATGGAATCTCCAAATATGCAGAGTCAGAAAAGATCAAGAAGCATTTTGA GGAGGCCTATCCCAACTGCACGGTTCTTGAAGCCCGCCCGTGTTACAACGTGGCTCGCCTCATGTTCCTCGATGCAGAGAG GAAGAAGGCCGAGCGGGGAAAGCTCTACTTCACAAACCTCCAGAGCAAGGAGAATGTCCCCACCATGATCAACCCCAAGCCCTGTGGCCACCTCTGCTGCTGCGTGGTGCGAGGCTGTGAGCAG GTGGAGGCCATTGAGTACTACACGAAGCTGGAGCAGAAGCTGAAAGAGGACTACAAGcgggagaaggagaaggtgaaCGAGAAGCCTCTTGGCATGGCCTTTGTCACCTTCCACAATGAGACCATCACCGCCAT CATCCTGAAGGACTTCAACGTGTGTAAGTGCCAGGGCTGCACCTGCCGCGGGGAGCCACGTTCCTCGTCCTGCAGCGAGTCCCTGCACATCTCCAACTGGACCGTGTCGTATGCCCCCGACCCCCAGAACATCTACTG ggAGCACCTGTCCATCCGAGGCTTCATCTGGTGGCTGCGCTGCCTGGTCATCAATGTCGtcctcttcatcctcctcttcttcctcaccaCCCCggccatcatcatcaccaccatggACAAGTTCAACGTCACCAAGCCTGTGGAGTACCTCAAT AACCCCATCATCACTCAGTTCTTCCCCACCCTGCTGCTGTGGTGCTTCTcggccctgctccccaccatTGTCTACTACTCGGCCTTCTTCGAAGCTCACTGGACACG ctccgGGGAGAACAGGACCACCATGCACAAATGCTACACCTTCCTCATCTTCATGGTGCTGCTCCTGCCCTCACTGGGACTGAGCAG CCTGGACCTCTTCTTCCGCTGGCTCTTTGACAAGAAATTCTTGGCTGAGGCAGCTATTCGGTTTGA GTGCGTGTTCCTGCCCGACAACGGCGCCTTCTTCGTGAACTACGTCATTGCCTCAGCCTTTATCGGCAACGCCATGGACCTGCTGCGCATCCCAGGCCTGCTCATGTACATGATCCGGCTCTGCCTGGCGCGCTCTGCCGCGGAGAGGCGCAACGTGAAGCGG CATCAGGCCTACGAGTTCCAGTTTGGCGCAGCCTACGCCTGGATGATGTGCGTCTTCACGGTGGTCATGACCTACAGTATCACCTGCCCCATCATCGTGCCCTTCG GGCTCATGTACATGCTGCTGAAGCACCTGGTAGACAGGTACAATCTCTACTACGCCTACCTGCCGGCCAAGCTGGACAAGAAGATCCACTCAGGGGCCGTGAATCAGGTGGTGGCCGCACCCATCCTCTGCCTCTTCTGGCTGCTCTTCTTCTCCACCATGCGCACGG ggtTCCTAGCCCCCACGTCCATGTTCACATTCGTGGTCCTGGTCATCACCATCGTCATCTGTCTCTGCCACGTCTGCTTCGGACACTTCAAATACCTCAGTGCCCACAACTACAAG ATTGAGCACACGGAGACAGATACTGTGGACTCCAGAAGCAATGGACGGCCCCCCACTGCTGCCGCTGTCCCCAAATCTGCG AAATACATCGCTCAGGTGCTGCAGGACTCAGAGGTGGACGGGGAAGGGGACGGGGGTCCTGGAAGCTCAGGGGATGAGCCCCCATTGTCCTCGTCCCAAGATGAGGAGCTGCTGATGCCACCTGATGGCCTCACGGACACAGACTTCCCGTCTTATGAGGACAGCCTCATAGAGAATGAGATTCACCagtaa